In the genome of Ctenopharyngodon idella isolate HZGC_01 chromosome 16, HZGC01, whole genome shotgun sequence, the window TTCTCCTTTTTcgtttccttttgtgttctgtcTGTTCTTGCTCTCTTACTATAGTACTGCTTTTCTCAACTTCATCATCTGTCCCATTCTTCTgtcatgtctctctctctctgcacttTGTTTCTGATAACTCTCTCCTTGCACACTGATCTGGCTCATTGCTTGCTCCTGCTGTGCGATTGGTGAGTTGGCGAGAGAACTCAGGGCTTTGCGGCATGTATCGCTGTACCCGATCACGCCAAAGGGTTTGGGAGGTTTGAATGCGTTTGTTCTTCCACTGCACACCCTCTACCCTTTGAACTTTTTGTGCAGTTTTTCCCTGCTCGCCCACATTACATATCTTGAGCATTACTGATTTAAGTGAATTGCCTGCCGTAGTGTTGTTGGTACTGTACCAGAATACTTTTTCATAAAAGGTGCACTAGGTACTTAGTGTTTTTGGACTTCATACTGATGCCTATGAGCCTGAAACTTGTTTTAAGAAAAAGCAAAAGCTTTCAGATAATTTGTCATTGTAGAAACACACTTTTCATAGTTGTATGTGACAgtcagtgttacttttttttacacactTGTTGTTCTAGTCAtagtattatttcttttttttttttaatggaaatgtCCTTGACATGTTTCATCATgacatattcattcattttagtcCATTCAGCtattatgtaatttttgttaatgtaaATAACACATATGCAAAATGACAAGAAAGTCTGTAACAGACCAAACTTTAACTACATTTTCTAgctttttgtaaacattttttgatTGTCAAACTAATAAAAGattattaacataaaatataatgtgaaaACTATTGTGAGCTCCTGAAATAATCATTTCAGCATATAATGAGGATACTGAAGTTTTAGCTACTTTATAAATGTGTTGTGAAATCTACATGCTTTTCTAGGGTGTACATTTACTATTATTAGTaagtagtatttttaaaaagtatggaTGTCATtttaagcttaaaaaaaatacttggtGCACCTTAAAAATTTTTGAAGACCCCAAACCTTTCCTTTAGGGTTAAAGTTTTGGGTCATTGACTGGGAGGTGTTGGATCTCAGCCCATCTCCTCATCCGGTACAATTAGTTCTGCAGTGAGGATATTTTCGTTAGTGCCTGACATGATGCATCCAACCATGCTGTAATGCAATGAAAATCCTGTGTATAAAGATGTACTGATGTGTGTTGCCAGTTTTTGGCTTCCCAATGCATGTAGTAATGGATGCAATTTGAATACCTCATGAATGTTATGATAAATGTGTGgatctcagtttttgtttttaaatatatatgcactatcgttcaaaagtttggagtcagaaAGATtcgtatttttaagaaatgaatacttttattaattttttgagcaccaaatcagcatattccttttcatttttgatttctaaaggatcatgtgacactgaagactggagtaattgctgctgaaaattcagctttgccatcacaggaataaaatacattttaaaatgtattacaatagaaaacagtttttttgaagtataataatatttcacattattactgcttttactgtattttagatcaaataaatccattattggtgagcataagagacttataaaacattaaaaaaaaacgtacagaccccaaacttttgaacggtattgtatattttattttatcgtTTTTGTCGTTTGTTTTACTTCTGTACTGTTACAGTACATCTGCCTTGGTATATTATGGGATTGCTGACAAGTTGCTGACATGTTGACTATATTAACCCACTCTTTTCTATGTCAATGCCAGTGTTTGACGGATTAGGAGACCTTCTGATGCCAGCCATAACACCTCAGAGCACAGGCGGGACCCCTATGTCTGCAACAAGCATGCCGTTGGCACCTGGAATTGTGCCCACTGTTGGGCCGACAATGGCTCCGGCCATGGTCCCTGCAATGGCACCGACAATGGCACCCGTACCAGCTGCCCAACCAATCAAACCTATTGGAGGAGACTTGGACACTTCACTCGCCAATCTGGTCGGAAGTATGTATGAAACAATTATGGACTTTATTCCGTTTTTCCCATGATGCCAGCTCAATCTTTTCTGGTTTCTTCTTCTCTTGTAGACTTGGGAGTGGGAAGCCAAAAGAAGTAAGTTCAGTGTCTGTTGCAGCAAGTCTCTAGGTGCATGTTGTTTCAGGAACACCTATTAATCTTGTCACTTATCCGTAATGTCTGTTTGTGAGCATGAATTGCTCAGCCTGACCAGTATTGACAATTCATTTGGACTGTTATGGCAGCTTGATTGATTCACACTCCATTGGAGCACAATTTAATCATGTTCACTTTGTGTGGCCCTAGAGCGGTGTTTATGAATGATTTACACATTATGCTTGCTGACAGCTATTTGTTTTGCACAGGGACAACCAGTGGAATGAGAAGAAGCTGACAGGAGGAGCTAACTGGACCCCTCAGGTCGCCCCTTCTAGCTGGGGCACACCTGGTGCTCAGATGGTAGCGGCTGCTTCTTTCttaaacacataaaaatgtttctttattgTATTATCGTCTTACTGTTTTGATTGTGTTTAGTCTGGCTCCGCCCCTGGAGCCCCAGGAGCTGCCGCCCCACCTGGAGCAATGGCACCACCCATGGGAGCACAGCCTGGCTTTGGCATGGTGagaaactactttttaaaatgttgaaaaatctctGTATTTTGCACTTACTGTATGCACTTATGGATGGATATTTTACTTGTAATTTTTTACTCAGCCCCCAGCAGCAGGAGGTCCCATAATGCCCCAGCCCATGATGATGGGTCAGCCCATGATGAGACCACCATTTACAGGGCCAGCAGCAACAGGAACACCCGGAGCACCAGTAAAGAACATACACAAAATCACATGCAAACATTgttaaagtcgacatgaaatggaagttgcagtAGTCATTTCTTCCCTATATGCGAGTGAAACGACTtatcgaacaagaaaaaaatgtagggcggcacttgattttgtctattgAGAATTGGGTCATAGTTTGACCTTATGTGAGTGACAAGTTGTCCTGCCCTTGCGCccgtaaacacatcatcagaggaGAGATGAGatgagggaggggaagttattttgatgaaagattacaagggcacataCTGCaataatccattaaaaaaaaaaaaaaagaattgtcagttttgatttaatGGTGACTTAATCTCATCAATGAAATGTtggaaatatttgtaaataaagtttttttttttttagtttgtctaTGATAATGAAGAAGAGGTGAAGAAAAATGTTCATCATGACTATTATTTTTGGAAATCATgttttcacatgttttattaatatttaaatttatataacattgttggaatatatatatatatttttttaattttatactttcttgtcaaataaaatgttatttttactgACTAAAATGAATGATAGACTATAGACTAAAACATAGACTAAAAGATATTTTCATcattttcatcatattttcaaaattaacactatACACGCACActgtatactgtaaataaactgTTATAAACTGTTTAACtgtaaaagtaaaatgtttcaaacagattaagaattataaataacaacaggtagcactttacaataaggtctcattatttaacgttagttaatgcattaaaactaagattaacaatgagcaatagctACACTTGTTACAGaaggtattattttttgttaatgttagttaaaaaatacaacggatcattgttagttttagctcaggtccattaaataataattacaacttttgattttagaaatgttattaaacattaactaaaaaattaacattaactaagattaataaaaactattttaaatgctaataaatgctataataaaagtatttttcattgtcagctAATGAAGCCTTATGTCACTAAGTGTTAcataacaataacaaataatcagaaaatTGTAgtccatattaaaatataaaattgtttaagtttaaaaacaaatagcctattaagtctttaagtattaagtattagGTGCTGTGATGAGCAACATTGCGAATACAAAAAAACGGAATGGCTGTTTGAAACAATTTAAACACTGTAGTAgtgcagctgctttgtttacagggtttccggggtaaccgctgcattctgctgttccatcagcgccctctgctgtcagagagtaaacgtgcactttcattcagcgcatctccttcactcgttccgccatgtgcttctcatgcacGTTGGTCTTGTttacatcagtgtgtgtgtccctttgtgcattttatacggtCGATGGgtaaagtattcttaaaatgtaataaaaaaatgtgaacaattcgtaataaataattattcacagtatttttaagtgcccacgataacaatatcgtgcatattcattatcgtgatatatcgaATTACCGAATATCGGCACGTCTAGTTCGAATGGcgcaaaagaccacctactctccgcctactgacctaatgcgtaaacattatgagaagcgcgctagccagatgggatttaaactttgtcggctgaagacctaagtttggtttgaagacgaaaaatgtaccaaacacaatgttctctcaccattcctgatttctaacacacacttaCCTCGTTCGGCATGGTCTGGCGGCTATCaaagcagaaacgaaagctgctgctctgtgtttttctgtcgtCTCCGGGCGCATTCATTTATAAATTGCgaaagcttattttgtccattagatcaaaagatctgaggggaaaaataacatacatttacccacccatagaccctccccttaaagaaatcaggacagaattGGTTGAAAGTaaacaaaagagacggattaaaataccaggtgtaaatgggtatGTGTCTGCCTCATCTACTTgagatccgattgaccaaaaagcatcttaataccaggtgtaaacagggcctaagattttttttaaatgttcttgaaagaagtctcttgttctcaccaaggctgcatcaaaaatacagtaaaacagtaaaaattgtgaaaaataattacatttacatttaaaatacatttttttatcttcatttattttaatatctaatttattcctgtgattacaAAGCTAATTTTTCAGCACTTTTACTTTCTCAGTTGTCTCCAGGACCAGCTGCTCAGAGCCCTAAAAAACCTCCCACCAAGGACCCACTTGCAGATCTCAACATCAAGGACTTCTTATAACTTTCCAGGTATCATTATCTTACTAGTGACTTCTGAAATGAGGCACCAAATCACTTAGTAAGATGACATTTTCTCCGTGCTCTATTTGCAGTATTTGTTTTCTCAAAGACTGAGCTCCAGTGAGACAGGTCAGCTGTCTGTTTACACCTCCAGACGCCAGAGGAGCCTGCAGCTAGATATCCACTGACCCCGCCCCTCCAGCCCAAACCCCGCCCACTCTGCCCCACCTAAGCATTCCTGTGTCATGTTGTAGCACAAACTGTGAAGTGAATCGTagagaaaacaagcagaaaaatGAAGATGTGCTTATTTCGATGTTATCCTTTGTTTTGAACGAAACcgaataaaatgattaaaaaaaaaaaaacacacacacacaaatgaaaatgaaatattaaaaaagattctTATGTATGTCAACTTTTTCCAGTGTTTAAGTCCGAAAtgaatgatgtgtgtgtgttgatccCACTTTAATTCTGGTTCCTCTGGGACTTCCCTTTTGGGGTCAGAGGTCCTAAACAGGTTGTTCAAGCGCTTTCTGTTGTATGTTAGTTTTGGAGCAGTGTGTATCATTTGCAGAAAGTACTGTGTATATTATCCTCATTGATGAAAAGGTCTCTCCTCTGCTCAAATTTTTATCTGTGGATAACTTATTGATGTGAACCTGGTAATCGGATTATAAGAAATGCTATTGTCATCTCCCATCATCAACTGActtatttgtttacaaatataaatatatgaaatataaatatatatgagtTATGTATAAATGAATAACATATCTAGGCTCCTCTATAACCTCTTGGTGATTACATGTAACTTTTGTATTTTAACtcatattatttttcatatatatatttttttgaatctttagtttgagttgttttaattGTCAATGCGTTGTCAGTTCACTGTTTACATGGATATCCCAAGAACCTTGAGGTTAACCTTTATGGATATCCTCAGCAAATTTGGACTTTAATTCCACTTAATCTCAGTGCTACAAATCTCAGATGATCTCTGAGAAAGGCCTTTTGCAgtatcttaaaataaatatgtacagCAAATTGTTCAACTGGTgatgtttccaaaaaaaaaaaaaaaaaagcccccaAGATTTCACAGTTGTATAGTCAGTGGAATGCTGTGTTTGAGTCTCATAGTTACTTGTGCTTGTATGAAATCCAAACTGAAGCTGGTACATGTAgtgttattttgtataattgtaAAAGAACCCGTTCACATGTTTGGTTCTCAGTCTTACCCTCTCATACTACATTATGAACCCTGACCCTTGTTTGTTATACGTAACGGTTAATTCATACTCCCTCTGTTGGTGCGTGGTGGTACTGTAGTTTGCACAGCAAAATGAAGTGAGGAGGAGATATAAGAAAATAACTGATTTCATAGATAATAGGGCGTAGGTTAACTAGCAGTGATAGACTCTTAGATCTTTGTCAAAGCTTTCAGGAGGTCACTGTTAAACAGTGTTACAGAAAGGTCAGACTGACAGCCCTGAATCGACGAGCCTCTGTAACTCACTTTCTGTTAGATCTCTCATGGAAATGACTAAGGCAGATCTTCGGATCTCTCTTTTGCAATTCTCTGTTCCCTTGaaagaaattttattttgatttattgattCATATTTGACACCCCTACATAGTGCATGTAAGCCCTTTGAGATGCAATAAACACTGATGGGAAGAATTGCCCACCTGTGTCCCCCTGTGTCTGTTTTCACAAGGAGAGCTCTATATCAacatagaaaaataaagaaaaagtgaCTAACATTATCCAGTCATTTTTTAAGCTGCAACATTTAAGGTATATGCTCCTGGGtttaaaaatttgcatttttaaatatattttaatataataaataatttaataataataattagtgctgtcgaattaattaattgcatctaacataaaagtttgtgtgtttgtatgtgtgtatatatatatatatatacacaaacttgTTAGATGCAATTGATTTGTCTgcactaataataaaaatataatatataatataaaatttaaatgttatatatatatatatatatatatatatatatatatatacatacatatatatatatatatatatatatatatatatataccaccaattataaaaaaaaaaattgtatttaaaaaatcttatgtATAGAGAAATAATGAGCAATGATCAATAAGCaaaaatctaaaattaaaaGCAAACTTGGAAAAACTAAATGTTAGATTATGTAAGCTTGATGGAAAAATGGACACTATTTTTTCCTCTTAGACCAATACAAATCTCAGTTTATTTGGTCCTTAATAACAAAGATTTAGAAAAAGttgtacaaaaaaagaaaaattatgcaATCCGATTTTGAAAAATCAATTTTATATTAAGATTTTCGATTTATATTTCCTATCAAGCTGCATTGCTTTTCTCTTTATCATAATTACAATGATATGTATCATCAATTATATCTAAATTTAAATAAccctgtgttttttttaaaagaacaacaTGATCATATGAAACTCATAATACAAGCCTTATTAAATACATACTTACAGTTCTACAGTAGGCTGTTACTCTGACAGGTCCTCAGatgctttatatttaaaaattaaattagcaCCAAAAGTCAACAAGGGCATCTGAAAATGAAGCTAAAACCTCCAACTAACTGCCTGCAATGTGATACAAAAGGCAGAAACAACTGTAAATGAACGCCCATGAAGACAGGTTACAGTTTATGCTATCAAAGGCACACAatcataacatttaataaaaacaataacaatgatAACAAGAATAAAGATTTTCAAAGAACACCAGCACATTGATACTCAGACATgttcttcaaaaagaaaaaaggaaaattacaAATATCAAAGCTTCttctctcagaaaaaaaaagttttttttttcttgtgtcaACTAGTCAGATCTAGCTTTCTACTTCAAGGTATCCAGAAAGATTACCAGACAAAACAAATGCCTCCCATAGCAAACAACACTGATTGAAGTACATTTTCTAATTCAAAACAACAGTTTAGGACAGAATTAGTTCTCATTAGGACAACTGAATCTAGAAATACATTCGTTCTAACTGATTCATAACAAAAGTtgtctaataaaataaattaaggtatCAAAATAGCTTGGAAAAGTTCAATTGTAGGTGTGTTAAAGTCTCTAGTGTTGAGGAATGCAGCAGTTTGCGTAGTGCACAAATGGGAGGCACAAGGGTTGGTGAGAGCTGGGACGGAGGCAGTCAGACGGGCCGCTGATGGAGTCTCTCAGGTGCCCTGACACTGGCTAGAGTCCCCATGGACCCAGCGGCAGATCTGTGCGTACTTTAGGGGTGTGATTCTTACGGCCACGTTGTAATCCTGCTGCACCCCGTTAACATCCACCCACTGGTGACCCGAGAACACGCCAATGATTTTCCGCTTCCACTTCTTCTTGCCAGGCTCTTTAAGGCGAATGTAGACACCCGAGCCGCTGGAGCCAGGCTTGGCATCGCAATACTGGTACAACAGGTCGTTGGACTCCTCGGACACAGAGCAGAAGCGGTACACCAGGTTGCCCGGTCGGTCATCGTCGAATCCCGAAAAATGGATACGTCCAGCGGGCAGCTTCTTGACGGAGGGGATGACGCCTAGATCCATGTACTTGGTCTTCTGTGCCCTCTTAAGCTCCAGGATGGCGTAGTCATAATCGGCCACAATGTTCTCCGAGATGCCTTTAAACCAACCCTTCGGCACTTGCATCTGTTTCACCCGCGTCCATCTGAATGAGGGCTGTTCAGAGACAGTGCTGCGGCGACTACGGTTCCTCCTTCCTTTGCCTTTGCCCTTACCCTTACGTTCTTGCTTCTCTTCAATCTCTCCATTTTCATCGAtttcttcctcctcttcttcatGTTTCCTCTGGCCTTTCCCTTTCCTTCCTTTCCCTTTCCGGCCTTTCTTCCGGCGGGAACGCTCTTTCAGCACGCCAACGCTGAGTTTCTGTACCCCATCTAGGTAGTCCGTACCGTTATGGATGCAATGAGCGGCAGTCAGGACGTGTTTGGGGGACACCAGCACTCCAGAACAACCCGTGGAGATCTTCACAGATGTGGAGAAAGGATACTTCATGGAGTACTGCTTGTCAGCGATGGTAAACCTCGTATCCGTGCCGTAGACCTCTCGTCTGCGGCGAGCGTGCAACCGAGAACCTTCCGTCCAGTCGTTGCTCACATTTAGCTCCTGTACGGTGACGGTGGTGAGCGTGCGTGTTCCGTTGTCGTACATGGTCTCGTAGGACAGTAGCTGCTCCAGATCATCCAGACTGGGCTCTGGAAGACCCCGCTGGCACTCAATGCCACATATCCCATGGAGCTCACTCTGCGGCTTGGCCAAAAACTCTGAACTGCCCAGATGCACCGTTTGCTTTTCTTGTACCAGTGGTACTTTCCTCTGTGGCCAGGTGTAGTCATCGTCACCTGTGGGATCGTCCACTGCTGCAGACACCAGCACAGCCAGCGCTGAGATGGAAAGCAGGAGCATTAAGGGTACCGGGCCCATTGCAGAGAGACCCCTAGaccagacagaaagagaaaaagagaat includes:
- the prss35 gene encoding inactive serine protease 35; the encoded protein is MGPVPLMLLLSISALAVLVSAAVDDPTGDDDYTWPQRKVPLVQEKQTVHLGSSEFLAKPQSELHGICGIECQRGLPEPSLDDLEQLLSYETMYDNGTRTLTTVTVQELNVSNDWTEGSRLHARRRREVYGTDTRFTIADKQYSMKYPFSTSVKISTGCSGVLVSPKHVLTAAHCIHNGTDYLDGVQKLSVGVLKERSRRKKGRKGKGRKGKGQRKHEEEEEEIDENGEIEEKQERKGKGKGKGRRNRSRRSTVSEQPSFRWTRVKQMQVPKGWFKGISENIVADYDYAILELKRAQKTKYMDLGVIPSVKKLPAGRIHFSGFDDDRPGNLVYRFCSVSEESNDLLYQYCDAKPGSSGSGVYIRLKEPGKKKWKRKIIGVFSGHQWVDVNGVQQDYNVAVRITPLKYAQICRWVHGDSSQCQGT